One Aphelocoma coerulescens isolate FSJ_1873_10779 chromosome 4A, UR_Acoe_1.0, whole genome shotgun sequence DNA window includes the following coding sequences:
- the LOC138110693 gene encoding serine/threonine-protein kinase pim-1-like, which produces MRPALPRRRAGLRPPRPRASRRGLASARLLAYWLWRCWAGISACLLGSTVSLWLRLARLRPRPRPRPRLLPGPAEDTDGAAAPAASAASSPVRALPLGSAAPAPEPPVSPSKEAASGDTRPGAVEERPAAVSGAGPSADSRVSPAGNAQQGLRERYVVGSLLGRGGFGSVFAATRLSDGAPPNGTSAPLEVVLLDKVSTGFPGVVQLLEWLALPNNVVLVMERPEHSQDLRHFIRARGFLSEEVARKLFRQVLEAVRHCTSCGVLHRDVKPENILVDLATGQAKLIDFGCGTYLQDTAYTRFAGTPAYSPPEWTHFGWYYGEAATVWSLGIVLHQMVCGRHPFPKGRNISWGQLSLPERLSQECKELIRGCLSLHSLDRPSLEDLSCDPWLQDIQRP; this is translated from the exons ATGCGCCCGGCCCTCCCGCGGCGCCGGGCGGGGCtgcgccctccccgcccccgggcgtcccgccgcggtctcgcctccgcccggctcttgGCGtactggctgtggcgctgctgggcgggcatcagtgcctgcctcTTGGGCAGCACTGTCAGcctctggctccggctggcccgactccggccccggccccggccccggccccggctcctcccgggaccCGCCGAGGACACagacggcgcggccgctcccgccgcgtccGCCGCGTCTTCCCCGGTCCGAGCTCTTCCGCTCGGCagcgcggcccccgcccccgagccgccggtgtccCCTTCGAAAGAGGCAGCATCTGGGGatacccggcccggggcggttgaggagCGCCCGGCGGCCGTTTCTGgagccgggccgagcgctgacagcCGCGTCTCGCCGGCAGGGAatgcgcagcagggcctgagggAGCGCTACGTggtgggttcgctgctggggcgcggcggcttcggcagcgtcttcgcggcgacgcggctctcggacggcgccccg cccaacGGCACCAGCGCACCACTCGaggtcgtgctgctggacaaggtgtccaccGGCTTCCCTGGTGTGGTGCAGCTCCTCGAGTGGCTCGcgctccccaacaacgtggtgctggtgatggagcGGCCGGAGCACTCTCAGGACCTGCGTCATTTCATTCGAGCGCGGGGCTTCCTGTCAGAGGAGGTGGCACGGAAGCTGTTCCGCCAggtcctggaggccgtgcggcactgcaccagctgcggggtccttcaCAGGGACGTGAAaccagagaacatcctggttgacctggccacCGGCCAGGCCAAATTGATTGACTTTGGCtgcggcacctacctgcaagacaCAGCCTACACCCGCTTTGCAG GAACACCAGCGTACAGCCCCCCAGAATGGACCCATTTTGGCTGGTACTACGGCGAGGCAgctaccgtctggtccctgggcatcgtgctgcaccagatggtctgcgggcgGCACCCGTTCCCGAAGGGCCGGAACATCAGCTGGGGCCAGCTGTCGCTCCCAGAACGGCTCTCTCAAG AGTGCAAGGAACTGATCAGAGGGTGTCTGTCCCTGCACTCCTTGGacaggccctcattagaagacctgtcgtGTGATCCTTGGCTGCAGGATATTCAGCGTCCAtag